One Natrinema longum genomic window carries:
- a CDS encoding IS5 family transposase has translation MTQISRFTERCVSIAQRVTGERGESAAPTGGGGFADYALISLHCLRIYLDTSYRMTIDLLKEMPQITGEIGLDVADLPAPSTLCKAFDRIEMGVCRVLLRQSAQLHDTSEHAAIDATFYERDRASRHYCHRTNYRVQTLKVTKLVDTATQAVLDLHCSTTLEGSDADLAEQIARRNAGDLRSLAADKGYDKQALRDQLRKLDIRPLIKHRIFAPYDHAHNARIDDDRYAQRSMTETVNSAIKRSLGYAVRARTWYREFREITLMCVVYNIKRAVKQ, from the coding sequence ATGACACAAATCTCCCGCTTCACCGAGCGTTGCGTCTCGATTGCACAAAGAGTTACGGGTGAACGAGGCGAATCCGCTGCCCCAACTGGTGGCGGCGGATTCGCCGACTATGCCCTCATTTCGCTGCATTGCCTCCGGATTTACCTCGATACGTCCTACCGGATGACGATCGATCTGTTGAAGGAAATGCCGCAAATAACAGGGGAGATCGGCCTTGACGTGGCCGATCTCCCCGCTCCATCTACGCTGTGTAAGGCGTTTGATCGGATCGAAATGGGTGTCTGTCGAGTGCTACTGCGCCAGTCGGCGCAGTTGCACGACACCTCTGAACACGCTGCTATCGACGCAACATTCTACGAACGTGATCGTGCGAGCCGCCACTACTGCCACCGAACAAATTACCGCGTTCAAACGCTCAAAGTCACAAAACTCGTCGATACAGCAACGCAAGCTGTTCTCGATCTTCACTGCTCGACGACGTTAGAAGGAAGCGACGCAGACCTCGCCGAGCAGATCGCCCGCCGGAACGCGGGCGATCTGCGATCCCTTGCCGCTGACAAGGGCTACGATAAGCAAGCGCTCCGCGACCAGCTCCGCAAACTCGACATTCGCCCGCTGATCAAACACCGGATCTTCGCTCCCTACGATCACGCTCACAACGCCCGTATTGACGACGATCGGTACGCTCAGCGGTCAATGACTGAAACAGTGAACTCCGCAATCAAGCGCTCGCTCGGCTACGCCGTGCGAGCGCGTACTTGGTATCGAGAGTTCCGTGAAATTACCCTGATGTGTGTCGTCTATAACATCAAGCGGGCCGTCAAACAGTGA
- a CDS encoding copper-translocating P-type ATPase yields the protein MDNHDRRTEDDPEPADTARADGDRSDRVEESLFEDEAADAERGRDEIRDRQENGGDHAEAGGHDHGGHEAGGDHGNGGDHGGGMHAGHETMFRRRFFVSTGLSIPVLLYSETLQAWLGFSVPAFPGSEWLTPVFAVIVFAYGGVPFLRMAVPELRDRAPGMMTLISMAITVAFVYSLASLAVPTESAFFWELVTLIDIMLLGHWIEMRSVRRASSALDELAQLMPDTAERITDGGETEEIQASELEAGDLVLVRPGASVPADGVIEEGDSDVDESMITGESTPVSKESGDEVIGGTVNGDGSLRVRISATGEETTLAGIMRLVEEAQESESRTQALADRAAGWLFYVALGAAVVTAIAWTIATGFDSAVIERVVTVLVIACPHALGLAIPLVVAINTSLAARNGMLVRDRIAMERARTLDTVVFDKTGTLTEGEQGVVDIETVDGVSDETALRLAATVEGDSEHMIAQAVREAADERDVSRGAATEFEALKGRGARATVDGERIHVGGPNLLSELEGDVPAALERFADRAGENAQTVVYLVREGDPIAAFALADVIREESYRVVDALHELGLEVAMLTGDSEDVAHAVAADLGIDTVFAEVLPEDKDEKITELREQGKSVAMVGDGVNDAPALTRADIGIAIGSGTDVAVQSADIILVQNNPMDVVRLVKLSRASYRKMQQNLVWAAGYNVFALPLAAGILAPIGILLSPAVGALLMSLSTVIVAINAQFLRRVDLSVPSLPGVSVSGEPRPAD from the coding sequence ATGGACAACCACGACCGCCGAACCGAGGACGATCCGGAGCCAGCGGATACCGCTCGAGCCGACGGTGACCGGTCGGACCGGGTCGAGGAATCCCTGTTCGAGGACGAGGCCGCCGACGCCGAACGAGGACGCGACGAGATCCGCGACCGGCAGGAGAACGGCGGAGACCACGCCGAAGCGGGCGGTCACGATCACGGCGGCCACGAGGCTGGCGGTGATCACGGTAACGGTGGCGACCACGGCGGCGGCATGCACGCCGGCCACGAAACGATGTTCCGGCGGCGGTTTTTCGTCTCGACGGGGCTCTCGATTCCCGTCCTCCTCTACAGCGAGACGCTCCAGGCGTGGCTCGGCTTTTCCGTGCCGGCGTTTCCCGGCAGCGAGTGGCTCACTCCCGTCTTCGCGGTGATCGTCTTCGCCTACGGGGGCGTTCCATTCCTCCGGATGGCCGTTCCGGAACTGCGCGATCGCGCGCCGGGGATGATGACGCTCATCTCGATGGCCATCACCGTCGCGTTCGTCTACAGCCTCGCGAGCCTCGCGGTCCCCACCGAGTCCGCGTTCTTCTGGGAACTGGTGACGCTGATCGACATCATGCTGCTTGGCCACTGGATCGAGATGCGCAGCGTCCGCCGGGCCTCGAGCGCGCTAGACGAGCTGGCCCAGCTCATGCCGGACACTGCCGAACGGATCACTGACGGCGGGGAGACCGAAGAAATCCAGGCGAGCGAACTCGAGGCGGGGGATCTCGTCCTGGTCCGGCCCGGCGCGAGCGTGCCCGCCGACGGCGTCATCGAGGAGGGCGACTCGGACGTCGACGAATCGATGATTACCGGCGAGTCGACGCCGGTCTCGAAGGAGTCCGGCGACGAGGTGATCGGCGGGACGGTCAACGGCGACGGCAGCCTCCGCGTGCGCATCAGTGCGACGGGCGAGGAGACGACGCTGGCGGGCATCATGCGCCTCGTCGAGGAAGCTCAGGAAAGCGAGTCGCGGACGCAGGCCCTCGCCGACCGCGCTGCGGGCTGGTTGTTCTACGTCGCTCTCGGCGCGGCCGTCGTCACGGCGATCGCGTGGACGATCGCGACGGGGTTCGATTCGGCGGTGATCGAGCGCGTCGTCACCGTCCTCGTCATCGCCTGTCCGCACGCGCTCGGGCTGGCGATTCCGCTGGTGGTCGCGATCAACACCTCGCTGGCCGCGCGTAACGGGATGCTCGTCCGGGATCGGATCGCCATGGAGCGGGCTCGAACCCTCGACACCGTCGTCTTCGACAAGACCGGGACGCTCACCGAGGGCGAGCAGGGCGTGGTCGATATCGAGACCGTCGACGGCGTCTCCGACGAAACGGCCCTGCGGCTCGCTGCGACCGTCGAAGGCGACTCGGAGCACATGATCGCCCAAGCCGTTCGCGAGGCGGCCGACGAACGCGACGTCTCGAGGGGGGCTGCTACGGAGTTCGAGGCGCTGAAGGGACGCGGGGCTCGGGCGACGGTCGATGGCGAGCGGATCCACGTCGGCGGCCCGAACCTGCTCTCGGAGCTCGAGGGGGACGTACCCGCGGCTCTCGAGCGCTTCGCCGATCGGGCCGGCGAGAACGCGCAAACCGTCGTCTATCTCGTTCGCGAGGGCGACCCGATCGCCGCGTTCGCGCTCGCGGACGTGATTCGCGAGGAGAGCTATCGGGTCGTCGACGCGCTCCACGAGTTGGGACTCGAGGTGGCGATGCTGACCGGCGACTCCGAGGATGTGGCCCACGCGGTGGCGGCCGACCTCGGGATCGACACCGTCTTCGCCGAGGTGTTGCCCGAAGACAAAGACGAGAAGATCACCGAATTACGGGAGCAGGGCAAGTCGGTCGCGATGGTCGGCGACGGCGTCAACGACGCGCCGGCGCTCACCAGAGCCGACATCGGCATCGCGATCGGCAGCGGGACGGACGTCGCCGTCCAGTCGGCGGACATCATCCTCGTCCAGAACAACCCGATGGACGTGGTCCGACTCGTGAAACTGAGCCGCGCGAGCTACCGGAAGATGCAACAGAACCTCGTCTGGGCCGCGGGCTACAACGTCTTCGCGCTTCCGCTGGCGGCCGGGATCCTCGCACCGATCGGCATCCTCCTCTCGCCGGCCGTCGGCGCGCTGCTCATGTCGCTCAGCACGGTAATCGTCGCGATCAACGCGCAGTTCCTCCGCCGCGTGGATCTCTCGGTGCCGAGTCTGCCGGGAGTCTCCGTGTCCGGGGAACCGCGCCCGGCGGACTGA
- a CDS encoding amidohydrolase family protein: MTDIAIRDAIVLTADEENRLFERGTIEIEDSVITAVRAARADDTAIDADRVIDGSGSLALPGLINAHTHLELTPLIGAFSDLELTELLAAMTAVYERIAEGEFDYLLEAGYELAAYNFLAGGVTTVNAMDVRPRVGADTFGEAGLRGFFGPALSDLFWDRSVDEQFARARRFIEEYHGTYDGRIRAAICPHDDWSCTRDLWERTASLAAEYPELPVHTHLLELEASNAMARANGAADSLSLLEEVGLLDDRLVAAHFRVADRDDVRRTAAADAGVVHCPSVFAYWNPDPELQWTPVPELRAAGVDVGLGIDDHYWHDSYDLFGEARQARLVASLEGTGRLSSMELVRLLTIEGARALGVGDELGSLAVGKRADVVLLAVDTPKFAPLTNVPARVANSAGAGDVETVLVDGEVVVEDGRVATMDADGVRSRVERAVERFADETGWNLHAGGGEPPGPLELARDLPKRGPARLLSRLALESIRAEFPG; this comes from the coding sequence ATGACGGACATCGCCATTCGCGACGCGATCGTACTCACGGCCGACGAGGAGAACCGACTGTTCGAACGCGGCACGATCGAGATCGAAGACAGCGTCATCACGGCCGTGCGCGCCGCTCGAGCCGACGACACCGCGATCGACGCCGACCGGGTCATCGACGGCAGCGGCTCCCTGGCGCTACCGGGACTGATCAACGCCCACACGCACCTCGAGCTGACGCCGCTGATCGGCGCGTTCAGTGACCTCGAACTGACCGAGCTACTGGCGGCCATGACGGCCGTCTACGAGCGCATCGCCGAGGGCGAGTTCGACTACCTGCTCGAGGCGGGGTACGAACTCGCCGCGTACAACTTCCTCGCGGGCGGTGTCACGACCGTCAACGCGATGGACGTCCGGCCGCGCGTCGGCGCGGACACGTTCGGCGAGGCCGGCCTCCGTGGATTCTTCGGCCCGGCGCTGAGCGACCTCTTCTGGGACCGGTCGGTCGACGAGCAATTCGCCCGCGCCCGGCGATTCATCGAGGAGTATCACGGGACCTACGACGGCCGGATCCGGGCGGCGATCTGCCCGCACGACGACTGGTCGTGTACCCGCGACCTCTGGGAGCGGACCGCCTCCCTCGCCGCGGAGTACCCCGAGTTGCCCGTCCACACGCACCTGCTCGAACTCGAGGCGAGCAACGCGATGGCGCGGGCGAACGGGGCCGCGGACTCGCTGTCGCTGCTCGAGGAGGTCGGACTGCTCGACGACCGATTAGTGGCCGCCCACTTCCGGGTCGCCGACCGGGACGACGTCCGTCGGACCGCCGCGGCCGACGCCGGCGTGGTCCACTGTCCGTCGGTCTTCGCCTACTGGAACCCCGACCCGGAGCTCCAGTGGACCCCGGTTCCCGAACTCCGGGCGGCCGGCGTCGACGTCGGGCTGGGGATCGACGACCACTACTGGCACGACTCCTACGACCTGTTCGGCGAGGCCCGGCAGGCCCGTCTCGTGGCGTCCCTCGAGGGGACGGGGCGGCTCTCGTCGATGGAGTTGGTCCGGCTGCTGACGATCGAGGGCGCGCGTGCGCTGGGCGTCGGCGACGAACTCGGCAGCCTCGCGGTCGGAAAGCGGGCCGACGTCGTCCTGCTCGCGGTCGACACGCCGAAGTTCGCGCCCCTGACGAACGTCCCCGCCCGCGTCGCCAACAGCGCCGGTGCCGGCGACGTCGAGACGGTTCTCGTCGACGGCGAGGTGGTCGTCGAGGACGGCCGCGTCGCGACGATGGACGCCGACGGCGTCCGGTCCCGGGTCGAACGCGCGGTCGAGCGGTTCGCCGACGAGACCGGCTGGAACCTCCACGCCGGCGGCGGCGAGCCGCCGGGCCCCCTGGAACTGGCTCGCGACCTGCCCAAACGGGGACCGGCGCGGCTGTTGAGCCGGCTCGCGCTCGAGTCGATTCGAGCGGAGTTCCCGGGCTGA
- a CDS encoding SHOCT domain-containing protein translates to MATDTRNTRLATIVLVAIGALVVLPMAFMGFGTMGFGPMMGGMWGHGMWGGGTAPGWLPLAAGLVQLLFVAAVVGGGYLVYRAIAGTDGTDRALEELRAAYARGELSDEEYEQRRNVLERNE, encoded by the coding sequence ATGGCAACTGACACACGCAACACGCGACTCGCCACGATCGTCCTCGTCGCCATCGGTGCCCTCGTGGTACTGCCGATGGCGTTCATGGGGTTCGGAACGATGGGATTCGGCCCGATGATGGGCGGCATGTGGGGCCACGGCATGTGGGGCGGCGGAACGGCACCCGGCTGGCTGCCGCTCGCAGCCGGTCTGGTGCAGCTCCTGTTCGTCGCCGCCGTCGTCGGCGGCGGCTACCTCGTCTACCGGGCGATCGCCGGGACGGACGGCACCGACCGGGCGCTCGAGGAACTGCGGGCGGCGTACGCTCGCGGCGAACTGAGCGACGAGGAGTACGAACAGCGGCGAAACGTGCTCGAACGAAACGAGTAA
- a CDS encoding permease, translated as MEPALVQGVLESLRIGVGFLWTAAWAIIMGLAITSLVQVYVSKERMARVLGESDLSSLTKATAFGAASSGCSFGAVAIGKGLFAKGAHAVNFLAFMFASTNLIVELGLMILLLLGWEFLVAELLGGLVLIAVMAVIVRLTLPETLFEEVRAELEREDRESGGMTDPTCGMEGSDEHAIVTDGGETLRFCSEGCLETYRQQTASSGAWHDDLRSWGGWYKLGNQYRKEWSMIWTDVVAGFLVSGFVIVFVPQWVWNALFLEGDGLLVTAENAVMGVAIAVISFVGSMGNVPFAVALWGGGISFAGVIAFVYADLITIPVLNVYRKYYGWTVMLYILGVFFVTMAFTGFLMELLFDALGIVPNLAGGETATEQRYFEVNYTFYLNLVAFGLSGFLLYVYRRGLGAPGGYRDPVCGMRTDDDGPTATHDGETYHFCSNSCKRAFEDAPADFAAHSPRVSDADSSHDHH; from the coding sequence ATGGAACCAGCACTCGTCCAGGGCGTCCTCGAGTCGCTCCGGATCGGCGTCGGCTTCCTCTGGACGGCCGCGTGGGCGATCATCATGGGGCTCGCGATTACGAGTCTCGTGCAGGTCTACGTCTCGAAGGAGCGAATGGCACGCGTGCTCGGGGAGAGCGACCTCTCGAGTCTGACGAAGGCGACGGCGTTCGGCGCGGCGAGCAGCGGCTGTAGCTTCGGTGCCGTCGCAATCGGCAAGGGACTGTTCGCGAAGGGCGCGCACGCGGTCAATTTCCTCGCGTTCATGTTCGCGTCGACGAACCTCATCGTCGAACTCGGATTGATGATCCTGCTCCTGCTGGGGTGGGAGTTCCTCGTCGCGGAACTCCTCGGCGGACTCGTCCTCATCGCGGTCATGGCCGTCATCGTCCGCCTGACCCTTCCGGAGACGCTGTTCGAAGAGGTCCGCGCGGAACTCGAGCGCGAGGACCGCGAGAGCGGCGGGATGACGGACCCGACCTGCGGCATGGAGGGATCGGACGAACACGCGATCGTGACCGACGGCGGCGAAACGTTGCGGTTCTGCTCCGAGGGCTGTCTCGAAACCTATCGGCAGCAGACGGCAAGCAGCGGCGCGTGGCACGACGACCTCCGGTCGTGGGGCGGCTGGTACAAACTCGGGAATCAGTACCGCAAGGAGTGGTCGATGATCTGGACGGACGTCGTCGCGGGGTTTCTCGTCTCGGGCTTTGTCATCGTCTTCGTCCCGCAGTGGGTCTGGAACGCGCTCTTTCTCGAAGGCGATGGCCTGCTCGTGACCGCCGAGAACGCGGTCATGGGCGTCGCGATCGCCGTCATCAGCTTCGTCGGGAGCATGGGGAACGTCCCCTTCGCGGTCGCCCTCTGGGGTGGCGGGATCAGTTTCGCCGGCGTCATCGCGTTCGTCTACGCCGATCTCATCACGATTCCGGTGTTGAACGTCTACCGGAAGTACTACGGCTGGACGGTCATGCTGTACATCCTCGGCGTCTTCTTCGTGACGATGGCCTTCACTGGCTTTCTCATGGAACTGCTCTTCGACGCGCTCGGTATCGTCCCGAACCTGGCCGGCGGCGAGACGGCGACCGAGCAGCGGTACTTCGAGGTGAACTACACCTTCTACCTCAATCTCGTCGCGTTCGGGCTCTCCGGGTTCCTCCTGTACGTGTACCGTCGCGGCCTCGGTGCCCCCGGCGGGTACCGTGATCCGGTCTGTGGGATGCGCACCGACGACGACGGCCCGACGGCCACGCACGACGGCGAGACCTATCACTTCTGTTCGAATTCCTGTAAGCGGGCGTTCGAGGACGCTCCGGCGGACTTCGCGGCGCACTCGCCACGCGTTTCGGATGCCGACTCGTCGCACGATCATCACTGA
- a CDS encoding heavy-metal-associated domain-containing protein encodes MSQTITVEGMSCEHCEQTVGDALEDVAGVESVEVDREADRAIVEGDVKTQTLVSAVDDAGYDASA; translated from the coding sequence ATGAGTCAGACCATTACCGTGGAAGGAATGTCCTGTGAACACTGCGAGCAGACCGTCGGCGACGCACTCGAGGACGTCGCGGGCGTCGAGTCGGTCGAGGTCGACCGCGAGGCGGACCGGGCCATCGTCGAGGGCGACGTGAAGACTCAGACGCTCGTCAGCGCGGTCGACGACGCCGGCTACGACGCGTCGGCGTAG
- a CDS encoding AsnC family transcriptional regulator codes for MRDLDETDMEILRLLGDDARRPYSELAEAVDLSGPAVSDRVERLEETGIIERFTVAVDQSQLRAGVPIFVQATVPAETVSDCKTAVMDADAVEHVFVTADGDVWFYARAQIQRVHEWLEGLFPAEAVEYDVTLVDDAEWTPSLDGTAFALTCAECGNTVDNEGESTRIDGEVYHFCCSSCESRFESRYDRLEEGA; via the coding sequence ATGCGCGATCTCGACGAAACCGACATGGAAATCCTGCGACTGCTGGGCGACGACGCGCGGCGACCGTACAGCGAGCTCGCCGAGGCGGTCGACCTCTCCGGGCCGGCGGTCTCCGACCGCGTCGAGCGCCTCGAGGAGACCGGGATCATCGAGCGCTTTACCGTCGCCGTCGACCAGTCTCAACTTCGGGCGGGTGTCCCAATATTCGTGCAAGCGACTGTACCCGCGGAGACGGTCAGCGACTGCAAAACGGCCGTCATGGACGCCGACGCGGTCGAACACGTGTTCGTCACGGCCGACGGCGATGTCTGGTTCTACGCTCGCGCACAGATCCAGCGGGTTCACGAGTGGCTCGAGGGACTCTTTCCCGCCGAGGCCGTCGAGTACGACGTGACGCTGGTCGACGACGCCGAGTGGACGCCCTCGCTCGACGGAACGGCGTTCGCGCTCACCTGCGCGGAGTGTGGCAACACCGTCGACAACGAGGGCGAATCGACCCGCATCGACGGCGAGGTATATCACTTCTGCTGTTCGTCCTGCGAGAGTCGCTTCGAGAGCCGATACGATCGACTCGAGGAGGGTGCCTGA